One Halobacterium zhouii genomic region harbors:
- a CDS encoding DUF4234 domain-containing protein, producing the protein MSETPQITDPSAFSESSLLLQVVLTVLTLGLYPLYWTYKTAKKLDRGTDQNLTPILAIIPLANIIAFWQISEAAEPATDKDAMPVFLLFLFFGIISWYWVQSGINSVATQQ; encoded by the coding sequence ATGTCTGAAACACCACAAATTACGGACCCATCAGCGTTCTCGGAGAGTTCACTTCTCCTACAGGTTGTGCTCACAGTTCTCACGCTGGGCCTGTACCCGCTGTACTGGACGTACAAGACAGCGAAGAAGCTCGATCGGGGAACGGACCAGAATCTGACGCCCATTCTGGCCATCATCCCCCTGGCGAACATCATCGCGTTCTGGCAGATATCCGAAGCCGCAGAGCCTGCGACGGACAAAGACGCGATGCCCGTCTTCCTGTTGTTCCTCTTCTTCGGAATCATCTCCTGGTACTGGGTCCAGAGCGGAATCAACTCCGTGGCGACCCAGCAGTAA